A single region of the Pseudomonas granadensis genome encodes:
- the accB gene encoding acetyl-CoA carboxylase biotin carboxyl carrier protein produces MDIRKVKKLIELLEESGIDELEIKEGEESVRISRHSKTPAQQYYAPAPMQAPAAAPASAPVAAAAPVAAAAPALNGTVARSPMVGTFYRKSSPASPAFVEVGQTVKKGDTLCIVEAMKMMNHIEAETSGVIESILVEDGQPVEYDQPLFTIV; encoded by the coding sequence ATGGATATCCGTAAAGTTAAGAAACTGATCGAATTGCTGGAAGAGTCCGGCATCGACGAGCTCGAGATCAAGGAAGGCGAAGAGTCCGTACGCATCAGCCGTCACAGCAAGACCCCGGCTCAGCAATACTACGCGCCGGCCCCGATGCAGGCTCCGGCCGCTGCACCTGCCTCCGCTCCAGTCGCTGCTGCCGCCCCGGTTGCCGCTGCTGCCCCGGCGCTGAACGGCACCGTTGCCCGTTCGCCGATGGTCGGCACGTTCTATCGCAAATCTTCGCCAGCGTCGCCAGCCTTCGTTGAAGTCGGCCAGACCGTGAAGAAAGGCGACACCCTGTGCATCGTCGAAGCCATGAAGATGATGAACCACATCGAAGCTGAAACCAGCGGTGTGATCGAGTCCATCCTCGTCGAAGACGGCCAGCCGGTTGAGTACGACCAACCGCTGTTCACCATCGTTTGA
- the aroQ gene encoding type II 3-dehydroquinate dehydratase has protein sequence MATLLVLHGPNLNLLGTREPGTYGSTTLAQINQDLERRAREAGHHLLYLQSNAEYELIERIHAARGEGVDFILINPAAFTHTSVALRDALLGVSIPFIEVHLSNVHKREPFRHHSYFSDVAVGVICGLGASGYRLALEAALEQLETQATT, from the coding sequence ATGGCGACCCTACTGGTGCTGCACGGCCCCAACCTGAACCTGCTCGGCACCCGCGAACCCGGCACTTACGGTTCGACGACGCTGGCGCAGATCAACCAGGATCTGGAGCGCCGCGCCCGAGAAGCCGGCCATCATCTGCTGTATCTGCAAAGCAACGCCGAGTACGAATTGATCGAGCGCATCCACGCCGCCCGCGGCGAAGGTGTCGATTTCATTCTGATCAATCCGGCGGCTTTTACGCACACAAGTGTCGCATTACGTGACGCGCTGCTGGGAGTGAGCATCCCATTCATCGAAGTGCATTTGTCCAACGTGCACAAACGCGAACCTTTCCGCCATCACTCCTACTTCTCCGATGTAGCGGTGGGAGTGATCTGCGGCCTTGGCGCCAGCGGTTACCGACTGGCCCTGGAGGCCGCGCTAGAACAGCTTGAAACACAGGCAACGACTTGA
- a CDS encoding methyl-accepting chemotaxis protein: protein MRLKLLTNLNTLLLVAVCLALGATLWWSQKALERPYLLMERYLGLSQQFQNEVARNVEDYLASGDALRLSSASQAIDDLQTQLADLPPTLAESLRPSLSGLAEFSKTDLLAAGKLAGDPQALLLQAERELSASLEQLSTYANGNASYLTPLLVASQHLGKLSLARDKLVSSGRSELAADVEREVSNIRAQAQAIDALPLLGVVSQSASGSDDFAAMMGIENSEKTVAEDAGVGLKRELNSLLGRYPAELERTREQIQKRTDLSVATHQKIAAVQQAIAALEPAVRAQHGQIQGEVRLMQGVMIGLILLIALLIDTLQRRLARTLTNLAPALSTWAEGDFSSDIRLGKTNRELHDIEASLNRLRAYLVDLVGTIRGNAEQVAGSSRTLAELSNDLHSGAEHQAGDTALIRDSLGELEATIQQVAGDAQQAADASRHAGLAVEHGQTVIGQSLTGLHALVGEVQGNAQMIEHLAEESATIGGVLTVIRSIADQTNLLALNAAIEAARAGEMGRGFAVVAEEVRSLAQRTAGATAEIQTLIAGLQTAARQSVEGMRAQVEHAEATANQAQAADGALDKIVGAIQTISDTAIRIADVTAQQSGAVSEIRDHSERIHQLGGENLLRIGRGREQGENLLVLGGQLHTAVQAFRV from the coding sequence ATGCGCCTGAAGTTGCTCACCAATCTCAATACGCTGCTGCTGGTCGCTGTGTGCCTGGCACTCGGCGCCACGCTGTGGTGGTCGCAAAAAGCCCTCGAACGTCCTTATCTGCTGATGGAGCGATATCTGGGCCTGTCCCAGCAATTTCAGAACGAAGTCGCACGCAACGTCGAGGATTACCTCGCCAGCGGCGACGCCTTGCGGTTGAGCAGCGCCAGCCAGGCCATCGACGACTTGCAAACGCAACTGGCTGATCTACCACCGACGCTGGCCGAGTCGCTGCGCCCGAGCCTGTCCGGGCTGGCCGAGTTCAGCAAGACTGACCTGCTCGCCGCCGGCAAACTGGCCGGTGATCCGCAGGCCTTGCTGCTACAAGCCGAGCGCGAATTGAGCGCCAGCCTCGAACAGCTGAGCACGTACGCCAACGGCAACGCGAGCTACCTGACGCCGCTGCTGGTGGCGTCACAGCATTTGGGCAAGCTTTCGCTGGCACGCGACAAACTGGTCAGCAGCGGACGCAGCGAACTGGCTGCGGATGTCGAGCGCGAAGTCAGCAACATCCGCGCCCAGGCGCAAGCCATCGACGCCCTGCCCCTGCTCGGCGTGGTCAGCCAGAGCGCCTCCGGCAGCGACGACTTCGCCGCGATGATGGGCATCGAGAACAGCGAAAAAACCGTCGCCGAAGACGCTGGTGTCGGCCTCAAACGGGAACTCAACAGCCTGCTCGGTCGTTATCCGGCGGAGCTTGAGCGCACCCGTGAGCAAATTCAGAAACGCACTGATTTGAGTGTCGCGACCCATCAGAAAATCGCTGCGGTGCAACAAGCCATCGCGGCTCTGGAACCGGCGGTGCGCGCCCAGCACGGGCAGATCCAGGGCGAAGTTCGCTTGATGCAAGGCGTGATGATCGGCCTGATTCTGCTTATCGCGCTGCTGATCGACACCTTGCAGCGTCGCCTGGCGCGCACCCTGACCAATCTCGCCCCGGCGCTGTCGACCTGGGCCGAGGGCGATTTCAGCAGTGACATCCGCTTGGGCAAGACCAACCGCGAACTGCATGACATCGAAGCCTCGCTCAATCGCTTGCGTGCCTATCTGGTAGATCTGGTCGGGACCATTCGCGGCAATGCCGAGCAAGTCGCCGGAAGCAGCCGCACTTTGGCCGAATTGAGCAACGACCTGCACAGCGGCGCTGAGCATCAGGCTGGCGACACCGCGTTGATCCGCGATTCGCTGGGCGAACTGGAGGCGACCATTCAACAGGTCGCCGGCGATGCGCAGCAGGCAGCGGACGCCAGCCGCCACGCGGGCCTTGCCGTTGAGCATGGTCAGACGGTGATCGGCCAGAGCCTCACCGGGCTGCATGCGCTGGTCGGTGAAGTGCAAGGCAACGCGCAGATGATCGAGCACCTGGCCGAAGAGTCGGCCACCATCGGCGGCGTGCTGACGGTGATTCGCTCGATTGCCGACCAGACCAACCTCCTCGCCCTGAACGCGGCGATTGAAGCGGCGCGCGCCGGGGAAATGGGTCGCGGTTTCGCGGTGGTCGCCGAAGAAGTACGCTCGCTGGCGCAACGCACGGCTGGCGCCACGGCGGAGATCCAGACGCTGATTGCCGGCCTGCAAACCGCCGCCCGGCAATCGGTCGAAGGCATGCGTGCGCAGGTCGAACACGCCGAGGCCACCGCCAATCAGGCGCAAGCGGCGGACGGTGCACTGGACAAGATTGTCGGGGCAATCCAGACCATTTCCGACACTGCGATTCGCATTGCCGACGTCACCGCGCAGCAGAGCGGCGCAGTCAGCGAAATCCGCGATCACAGCGAGCGAATTCATCAGCTGGGTGGGGAAAATCTGCTGCGCATCGGTCGTGGTCGCGAACAAGGCGAGAACTTGCTGGTATTGGGCGGGCAACTGCATACCGCCGTTCAGGCCTTTCGCGTCTGA
- the gcbA gene encoding diguanylate cyclase GcbA: MTEPEDPSRERLKHHFAQRVIHQARQILEIWQRLQRSEWSTVDLAELSEANLRLLRFAERFEQPEHTQLARHISQSLEAVDANRGRLSSGLITDLNRLMQRLSRTGLRHGDQLEQTFLPPLRKPIYVLLQDYDRAERLAKQLEFFGLSAQALDSVSAFRSSMVERLPAAIVMDVDFSGPGVGLKLAAEAQVGLDEPLPLLFFSLHETDTPTRLAAVRAGGQEFLTGTLEASSLLEKIEVLTCVAQYEPYKVLIIDDSRAQALHTERLLNSAGIVTRTLIEPIQAMAELADFQPDLIILDMYMPACTGTELAKVIRHNDRYVSVPIIYLSAEDDLDKQLDAMSEGGDDFLTKPIKPRHLITTVRNRAARARNLKARMVRDSLTGLYNHTHILQLLEDCSFRARRENKPLSFAMLDIDHFKRVNDSHGHPMGDRVIKSLALFLKQRLRKTDFIGRYGGEEFAIVMPDTDIEAAHNVLDEIRQRFAEIHYPAQPQDLWCTFSAGVVEMHDDCDSLMMASQADEALYRAKGAGRNRVQTARHSKQSATFSLESTDSVITL, from the coding sequence ATGACCGAGCCAGAAGACCCCAGCCGTGAGCGTCTCAAGCACCACTTTGCCCAGCGGGTAATTCATCAGGCGCGTCAGATTCTCGAGATATGGCAGCGCCTGCAGCGCAGCGAATGGTCAACCGTCGACCTCGCCGAACTGAGCGAGGCCAACCTGCGCCTGCTGCGTTTTGCCGAGCGCTTCGAACAACCTGAGCACACGCAACTGGCGCGGCATATCAGCCAGTCGCTGGAAGCGGTGGACGCCAATCGCGGGCGCCTCAGCAGCGGGCTGATTACCGACCTCAACCGGTTGATGCAGCGTTTGTCGCGCACCGGCCTGCGGCATGGCGATCAGCTCGAGCAAACCTTTCTGCCGCCGCTGCGCAAGCCGATCTATGTGCTGCTGCAGGATTATGACCGCGCTGAACGGCTGGCCAAACAACTGGAGTTTTTCGGTTTGAGCGCGCAGGCGCTGGACAGCGTTTCGGCGTTTCGCTCATCGATGGTCGAGCGCCTGCCGGCGGCGATTGTCATGGACGTGGACTTCAGCGGGCCCGGCGTCGGCCTGAAACTGGCCGCTGAAGCCCAGGTCGGTCTCGACGAGCCGTTGCCGCTGCTGTTTTTCAGCCTGCACGAAACCGACACCCCGACCCGCCTCGCCGCCGTGCGCGCCGGCGGCCAGGAATTTCTCACCGGCACCCTCGAAGCGTCGAGCCTGCTGGAAAAAATCGAAGTGCTCACCTGCGTTGCGCAGTACGAACCCTACAAAGTACTGATCATCGATGACTCGCGCGCCCAGGCCTTGCACACCGAGCGCCTGCTCAACAGCGCCGGGATCGTCACGCGCACCTTGATCGAGCCGATCCAGGCGATGGCCGAACTGGCGGACTTCCAGCCCGACCTGATCATCCTCGACATGTACATGCCGGCCTGCACCGGCACCGAACTGGCCAAGGTGATTCGCCACAACGACCGTTATGTCAGTGTGCCGATCATTTATCTGTCGGCCGAGGACGATCTGGACAAGCAGCTCGACGCCATGAGCGAAGGCGGCGATGACTTTCTGACCAAGCCGATCAAGCCACGCCACCTGATTACGACGGTGCGCAACCGTGCCGCCCGCGCGCGCAATCTGAAAGCGCGGATGGTGCGCGACAGCCTTACTGGCCTGTACAACCACACGCACATCCTGCAATTGCTTGAGGACTGCTCGTTCCGCGCCCGCCGCGAGAACAAGCCGCTGAGTTTTGCCATGCTCGACATCGACCACTTCAAACGGGTCAACGACAGCCACGGCCACCCGATGGGCGACCGGGTGATCAAGAGCCTGGCGCTGTTTCTCAAGCAGCGCCTGCGCAAGACCGATTTCATCGGCCGTTACGGCGGTGAAGAGTTCGCCATCGTCATGCCCGACACCGACATCGAAGCCGCACACAATGTGCTCGATGAGATCCGCCAGCGCTTCGCCGAAATTCACTATCCGGCGCAGCCGCAGGACTTGTGGTGCACCTTCAGCGCCGGTGTGGTGGAAATGCACGACGACTGCGACAGCCTGATGATGGCCAGCCAGGCCGATGAAGCGCTGTACCGCGCCAAAGGTGCGGGACGCAATCGGGTGCAGACGGCGCGACACTCAAAGCAAAGTGCCACTTTTTCATTGGAATCCACTGATTCGGTCATAACCCTGTAA
- a CDS encoding DUF2333 family protein — protein MLDWKNRAGSAPERAAEPKSATRSYVSGLLFSRALATLVGLYLLVTIGLGWYWSQEPALFPVAQNAQVAAEKEGKQMVVGYTTVETLKTVAGTLLDKPGGYISNDRFPPGLWMDNTPSWEYGVLVQVRDLTRALRKDFARSQSQSAEDADLAKAEPRFNFDNKSWVLPSSESEYQEGINSLSRYQSRLSDPNQKNALFYARADNLNNWLGDVGTRLGSLSQRLSASVGRVKLNTALKTEVPAVGEVPQVDEEVVETPWMQIDNVFYEARGQAWALSHLLRAIEVDFADVLAKKNATVSVRQIIRELEASQEPVWSPMILNGSGFGVLANHSLVMANYISRANAAVIDLRQLLNQG, from the coding sequence ATGCTGGACTGGAAAAACCGCGCGGGCAGCGCGCCTGAACGTGCCGCCGAGCCCAAGTCGGCCACCCGCAGCTACGTGAGCGGGCTGTTGTTCAGCCGCGCGCTGGCCACACTGGTCGGCCTTTATCTGCTGGTGACCATTGGCCTTGGCTGGTACTGGAGCCAGGAGCCGGCGCTGTTTCCGGTGGCGCAAAATGCCCAGGTCGCGGCTGAGAAGGAAGGCAAGCAAATGGTCGTCGGCTACACCACGGTCGAAACCCTGAAGACCGTCGCCGGCACCTTGCTCGACAAGCCGGGCGGCTACATTTCCAACGACCGTTTCCCGCCGGGCCTGTGGATGGACAATACGCCGAGCTGGGAATACGGCGTTCTGGTGCAGGTGCGTGACCTGACCCGTGCCCTGCGCAAGGATTTTGCCCGTTCGCAATCGCAGTCGGCCGAAGACGCCGATCTGGCCAAGGCCGAACCGCGTTTCAACTTCGACAATAAAAGCTGGGTGCTGCCGTCCAGTGAGTCGGAATATCAGGAAGGCATCAATTCCCTGAGCCGCTACCAGTCGCGCCTGTCCGATCCTAACCAGAAAAACGCATTGTTCTACGCGCGCGCCGACAACCTCAATAACTGGCTGGGCGATGTCGGCACCCGTCTCGGTTCGCTGTCGCAACGGCTGTCGGCCAGCGTTGGCCGGGTCAAGCTCAATACCGCGCTGAAAACCGAAGTACCCGCGGTTGGCGAAGTACCGCAGGTCGACGAGGAAGTCGTCGAGACACCGTGGATGCAGATCGACAACGTGTTCTACGAAGCACGCGGTCAGGCCTGGGCGCTGTCGCACCTGCTGCGCGCGATCGAAGTCGATTTTGCCGATGTGCTGGCGAAGAAGAACGCGACGGTCAGCGTGCGTCAGATCATTCGCGAGCTGGAAGCCTCGCAGGAACCGGTATGGAGTCCTATGATTCTCAATGGCAGCGGCTTCGGCGTACTGGCCAACCACTCGCTGGTGATGGCCAACTATATTTCCCGGGCCAACGCTGCGGTGATCGATTTGCGTCAACTGCTCAATCAGGGCTGA
- a CDS encoding NUDIX hydrolase gives MSHNAREAAHRAASDAEQIAWVDEHDNLLGALVRSDLRERGLIGRGTYIMLFNSAGELCVHRRTLSKAIYPGYWDVAAGGMVQADESYAESAARELEEELGVSGVELTAHDHFYFEDTGNRLWCSAFSAVWDGPLKLQPEEVLEARFIPVDQVMQEILHKPYCPDSLAALQRYLKAQQSNVAKNT, from the coding sequence ATGAGCCACAACGCCAGGGAGGCAGCCCATCGCGCCGCTTCCGATGCTGAACAGATCGCCTGGGTCGACGAGCACGACAACCTGCTCGGCGCCCTGGTGCGCTCCGATTTGCGCGAGCGCGGGCTGATCGGCCGTGGCACCTACATCATGCTGTTCAATTCCGCCGGTGAGCTGTGCGTGCACCGGCGCACGTTGAGCAAGGCGATCTATCCCGGATATTGGGACGTCGCTGCGGGCGGCATGGTCCAGGCGGATGAAAGCTATGCCGAGTCGGCGGCCCGTGAGCTGGAGGAGGAGTTGGGCGTCAGCGGCGTCGAGCTCACCGCCCACGATCACTTCTACTTCGAAGACACCGGCAACCGTCTCTGGTGTTCGGCGTTTTCCGCTGTCTGGGACGGTCCGCTGAAACTGCAGCCGGAAGAAGTCCTCGAAGCGCGCTTCATTCCCGTCGATCAGGTCATGCAGGAAATCTTGCACAAGCCTTATTGCCCGGACTCTTTGGCCGCATTGCAGCGCTATCTCAAGGCGCAGCAAAGCAACGTCGCAAAGAACACATGA
- a CDS encoding translation initiation factor Sui1 produces the protein MAKKAASFAALGGLVFSTDAGRHCPECSKPVDACICKQTVIPAGDGIARVRRESKGRGGKTVTTITGVPLAEDALKELATTLKKRCGTGGALKDGIIEIQGDHVELLLAELIKHGFKAKKSGG, from the coding sequence GTGGCCAAAAAAGCCGCATCCTTCGCCGCCCTGGGCGGCCTGGTATTTTCTACCGACGCAGGTCGTCATTGTCCGGAATGCAGTAAACCGGTGGATGCCTGTATCTGCAAACAAACCGTGATCCCGGCCGGTGACGGCATTGCCCGCGTGCGTCGCGAAAGCAAGGGACGTGGCGGCAAGACGGTGACCACCATCACCGGCGTGCCCCTGGCCGAAGACGCGCTCAAGGAACTGGCGACAACGTTGAAGAAACGTTGTGGCACCGGCGGGGCGCTGAAGGACGGCATCATCGAAATCCAGGGCGATCACGTCGAGCTACTGTTGGCTGAGCTGATCAAGCACGGTTTCAAAGCGAAGAAGTCCGGCGGCTAG